From the Onychomys torridus unplaced genomic scaffold, mOncTor1.1, whole genome shotgun sequence genome, the window gaaactgtggtcagaatgtattgCATGAAAGaaggatctattttcaataaagaaagaaaatatggtacatgtgcATAATTAGATTGTAATGACTATAAATAATAATGAGATAAAATTGTCAAGCAAGTAATGGTtctgaaaataattatattaaatgaagTGATATGAGCTCAGAAAAAGCTAAAGCCTCATATTCTTCCTCAAATGCAGATTGTAGCTTGTAATGTACATATGTGAGTGTTTGAATTAGTGTAAATGTAGGTAAAGCCTTAAATACTAGAGAGGACccaagcagatttttttttaaagaggaagagagaatgactgTTTTTGTGGTGCTTTAGGAGCACATATTCTTCACTCAAAAATGTGGGGAATTGAGTCCTAGTTGGAAGATGTAATTTTAGTTGTTTCTGATTGTAAACTTCATGCTGTACAGTAAAGGCATATAAGTTAAgaattgaacttttaaaaagagcTGAGTCATGTTATGCTAACTGGAAATGATAAGCTATATCTGAAAGACAAAAGATCCATGTAGATATAACTACAGTattctttttgcatttttctgttttcatttctatgttCATTAACTTCTAGCTGCTCACAGTGTGTAGGTGTCCTAATGGACAAATGTTTTAGAATAAGGAGACATTAGTTTTCCCTTGAATatgcttttaaatgaaaacagaaaacttcaAACTTTCACAAAGCTGACATTCACCTGGAGATGCTGTTAAGTCACAGGCATCACACTCTACCCCAGAGATTCTCACAGAGGAGACCTGGGGAGAGATGAGAATCTGTATTTCCAACATGCTGGTGCTCCAAGTTAGCtatactgaattttaaaatatgtagtgTTCTGTCAGTCATACCTGCATTACTCACTTTCTGATCTATCCCATTTCCCCTTTGTACTGGGAATGAGGAGGTTATTCTCATACAAGATGAAGTCTACTCTTCCACTCTCTTTTCTTAGGGAcaatcctctcccctccatcaGGCACTGAAATGCCCCTCATgctgcctcccccccccaccccgttaaATACTCTCATTGCTGTTGAATCCATCTCAAGACTGCATATCCATTAAAATATATAGACCATGTCAGATCTCACAGCAACTGGAGATCCAGTACTGAGGTTATCTGAAAACTGGTTCAGCATCTATGGTTGTGTCTAAAGACGCAGCTTCAGATGGGTTACATGGTAATACGGGATGAGTCCCTTGGCTTGTAGAACTATTGCCTCGTTTTTCTACTTCTTACCTTATTCAGCTGAAAACTCCCTTCTCAATCACTAGTTAGTTTCTAATTCAATAGTTTTACGTTCATGCTTTCTTGAACCCTCTTAAAGCAAATACTTACACTTATATTCCCAAAAATAACTCTCATCAATGTCAGTTTTAAATTTTAGTCCTTAAGTTATTAATTTCTCAAAAAGACAGCTCAATTGAAAATCCTCTTTACCTTACTTTAGACCCTTTCTTTGTTGTAACTTTTCTATTTCCAATTTCATGCTTCACATATCTGTAAGCAAATCACTCTGTTCAAGTTTTCAATTCTAGCTTCTTTCCTCAACTCTAAattggatggatagatagatagatagatagatagacagatgaaagatagataggaagatagatagatagatagatagatagatagatagacagatagatgagtgTGTCtaccatatatatgtgtatgtatgtatgtatgtatgtatgtatatgtacatacacacacacacacacacacgtgtgtgtgtgtgtgtgtgtacatatatataaaatctttgtTGGAGCAATTTTACTGTGAAAGATGTTTTTTTTTAGGTGGAGTTATTTACACGCAACTTTGGAAACTAACATACAAACAGAATGATGTCCTATACTACACTTTCTATGTTCCAGTCTGAAACATGAGCTCGTTTTACTCcataaaataccacatttctcACTTACCTTCTGATATCTCTAATGTCCACCAATAAATAATGAACTCAGAAACATCCACTCTACCCAGTGTTCTTAGACTTAAGAGCACCCTGCCCTTTGCCCACATTGCGAGACCAAATACAAAAGTAGAGATGATAAAGTCTGGAAGCCTAGCATTATTTGTATTATGCCCCTTGGGATCAGAAAAGGTTCGCCTATAGAATAAATCTTCCTTGGCCTTTGAGAGCCAGTTCCCAGAGTTACTCATTAGTGGAAAATCTGTAATAAATTTCCAATAGGAAATTTGCCTGTTGATGTATTTGAAGGATAAAGTCACTAATTAAACAGCTGTAAAATATTGACCATGATTCAGATGTGAAATCAGAAAGATATTTGAAACTCATGGTCTTTTTCTAGTCATTGATCTAACTCCTTGATTATAGAAAACTTGAATAGTGTACATGTGAGCATAATATTTCCTGGTTTCAAAAAAGAACCACTCTGACTGATGAATGAGTTTTAAGTTGCACTTTTCTAAATAAATACAGATTCAAACATTTGTCCTACTCACTAATCACCTACCCCCAGATTCTGACAGTATTGCAAACCTAATTCTAACTAAATGAGAATTCTTGGTCCATTCTCCtcattttctttcaacttttacCATATTTGATGATGAAtttcacaattaataaatagCCCCACAGTGTACCATTCACTGATGTCAGCTAGGAATCATATTTAATTATTAGGGACTACCAAGGCAATATGTGAAATGAGTAaaagtctctttttctctctaatAAAGATATCCAGATAGGCAGTATTGGTGCAttcctttagtcccaacactcaggaggcagaggcaggtggatctctgagagttcaaagccagcctggtcaacagagtgagttccaggacagccagggctgttacacacaaagaaaccctgtctcaaaaaaaatcaaaaagagagagagagagagagagagagagagagagagagagaggtcggTAGCATAGAGAAGAGCTAGTGCATTCCCAAGACAATGATCTCCTGTGTCTTCTGAGGACATACTAGCACCTGCTGGAATCATGAAGTTCCAGTAATTATCCTATTTCTTCCATCCTCTTACAAAAATGGCTGAGTTCAAGAATCAaattggccgggtggtggtggtccattctttaatcccagcactcgggaggcagaggcaggtggatctctgtgagttcgaggccagcctggtctccaaagcaagttccaggaaaggtgcaaagctacagagaaaccctttctcaaaaagccaaaaaaaaaaaaaaaaaaaaaaaaaaatcaaattgaccTGATCATATTAACATGACAAAAATGTGTAAATCTTATTTGATGCACACATTTAGCATGGCATGGGAGGCATCCTGAGGAAACAGCGAACCATGGAAGCAGTGAGTCAGCCAATTAGATACTAGGCTGGAAAGGGGGAAAAACAAGCTGTGTATAAGCAACTGAATTATATGCAGAGTTTAACATGTTGAAAGCCAAGCCAATCCGAAGTTTTCTCAGAGGCCGTGATAAAAGAACAAAGGGAACACTGTTTCTTGCCTAGAGATGGACTTGTAAGATGCAGTCTGGGACTTGGGTCAGGGTCTTGAAGGAGTTAGTGTTCAGTTACTAGAAACCTGACATTTTCCCCCAGGAAGAACTGAGGTTATCAGTCCCTGGTCCTCCTCCTCAGGAAACAATCCCTAAGATGCATCTTCTGGTCCAGGTCATGAAAGGTAAGTTATTTTAATAAAGGATTATTTTATGCATGGATAAGGTGTGGCCATGATAGAGAAGCTTTTAAAACTGTGATAAATTAGACAGTCTAAATTAGATGTGCTACAAGTCAATGAAGTTCCATCCTCTTTCTGTGTAGATAAAATGAGGAGTGAATCACTGAGAAGGGGAGTAGATTTTCTTGTTATGTTGCTAGCTACAAGCAGCATAATTCACTTTAGATAACTTAGATTATTTATTATAGatgaacttttttattttattttgtaatttaatttaattttacatacatgggttcccctgtcctccccactcccacccccacccctgccttccctccagcccaccccccattcccatctcctccagggcaaagactcccctgggcattcagctcaacctggtagattcagtccaggcaggtccagtcccctcctcccaggctgagcaaagtgtccctgcataagccccaggtgatcggatggccaaacaccctaactgttgtgctagaaatctcattgactgatggaagtggatgcagagatccacggccaggccccaggtggagctccaggagtccaattggtgagaaagagaagggattgtatgagcaagaattgttgagatcaagattggaaaaatcacagggacaactagccaataatggaaacacatgaactatgaatcttttttcttttttcttttacataccaaccacatttccccctcccttccttccccccccccactctacCTCACACCGCCCCcctcccatccactcttcagagccggtaaggccttccatggggagtcaacaaagttgaCATATCAAattaaggcaggaccaagcccacAGCATccagactgagcaaggtatccctccatagggaaagggctccaaaaagccagttcacacGCTAGGGGTAAATCctagtcccactgctaggggcccccaAGCTGCCCAAGCCACTCAACTggcacccacattcagagggcctagtttggtcctatgcaggttccctagctgtcagttcggagtccttgagctcccactagcttgggtcagctgtttctgtgggtttccccatcatgatcttgacccccttgcttacttaatcccttctccctctctttgactggactccagaagcttggcccagtgcttagctgtggatctctgcatctgcttccatcagttactagatgaaggttctatgatgacaattagggtagtcatcgatctgattacaggggaaggccagttcaggcaccctctccactattgcttggagtcttagctggggtcatccttgtgggttcctaggactttccctagcaccaggtttctctttaACCCCATagtggctccctctatcaagatatctctttccttgctctccctctctgtctctcccccaacccgaccatcctgttccctcttgTTCCCGTCTCCCCTACCCTCTTCCCTGCTCCCTCACCCCACAtactcccagtttactcaggagatcttatctatttccccttcctagggggATTCCATGTATGTTTCTCttaaggtcctccttgttacctagtttgtagtctggttatcctttgactTACAGTAGatggacttttctgtcccaccagccaattcccaaacatgcacacagagacttttataatttaattataaatgtttggccaatagctcaagcttgttactagctaagtGTTACAACCTAaactaacccatatttcttttttgtttgtttgtttttgtttttttgagacaggatttctctgtaactCACTtttacaggctggcctcaaactcacaaagatccacttgcctctgcctcctgagtgctgggattaaaggtgtgtgccaccactgcctggtgtcatatttcttatctatgctctgcaTAGGGCTTGGTGCTTTTTCTCAGTATGGAAAGTTCATCTCCTgattcctctccatctccttgaGACTCCTGAgactccttctcttcttcttcacactctctttttgtctgccagccccacctaacctctgtccagctattggctagtcagcttctttattaaaccaatcacagcaacatatagtcacacagtgtaaaggaatattccacatttatttacttatatctGTCAGTTCATCAAATATTCTGGAAATATTAAACCAATACACTTTCTAGTTCTTTCCTCTACACTGGCATGTGGATTCaggattcttttttccattcccCAGACAGATCTGTTCCTCTGATGCTAAACAGGGTCTGTAATAACCTAGAGGAATTATTCAGCCTAGAGTCAATGAAAGTTAGTTAGTATCCTGAGCTGgttaaggaggaggagggggaagaagagaggagaaggaggaggaggggggagagaagaaTTTAATTTGGTTCATAGTATCAGAGGATTAGGAACATAGTTTCTTGATTCTGTCATTTCAGCAAAATGTTGTGACAGTGGGAGAGTGGTGGAGGGAGTTCTTTCTTCCACCATagataaaaaaaaacatgggttAGTTTAGGTTGTAACacttagctagtaacaagcttgagctattggacaaacatttataattaattataaaagtctctgtgtgcatgcttgGGAATTGGCTAGCGGGACAGAAAAGTCCATCTactgtaaagcaaaagataaccagactacagtCAACAATGTATGACAAAATactcaagtctttgaaaaaaaattgaagaagatatcagaagatggacagatcttccatgctcatggataggtagcattaacataataaaaattgccatcctaccaaaagaaatctacagattcaatgcaatttctATCAAAATtacaatacaattcttcacatatcttgAAAGGATAATTCTCAACTTtatgaggaaaaacagaaaaaccaggatagctaaaacaatcctgaacaatgaaAGAACTGCCAGAtgtgtcaccattcctgatttcaagttgtactacaaatCTGTAATAATAAagactgcatggtattggcataaaaatgggCACATTGATCAATGGACAGAAATTGGAGACCCAAaaataaatccatacacctatggacagctgatattgtttttataaagaagctacaaagacacacacaaaaaggtaGCTTCTTCACCAAATGGTGCTAGCCAAACTGGATGGCTATCATCCCATTAAAGTATTAAATGCAAAACTCCTTTGGGATTCCATCTCATaccagtcagaatgactaagatcaataatccaagtgacagctcatgctgaacGGACTGGCAGAAAAGAGAGCACTACACCATTGCTGGAGAAAGTGAAAACTTGTATAATCacgtggaaatcaatatggtgagttctcagaaaactgggaatccatctactttaagatccagctataccactctaggGCAAATGCCCAAATGTGACTTtgtcctaccacaaggacacttgatcaACCATGTGCACTGCTGCtctattaataatagccagaaactagaaacaacctagatgtccctcaacagaagaattgataaagaaaatgtggtatattaatacaatgaagtattactcacctgtttttaaaaaaatagcaccATGAAATctttaggcaaatggatgaagctagaaaaaatcattctggctgaggtaacccagatcaaGAATGATAACTATAGTATGTATtgacttatatgtggatatttgcCATTAAATAAGTGATAAACAATGTACATCCATAGAGCCAGAAAACTTAAGTAAAGAGGAAGGGGCTGGAAGAACACATGGGCCTCCCTATGAGGGAGAAACAGGATAGAGCTTATGGGTGGACTGGGAGTGTATGGGGTGGGAACTGGAGGATCAGGTGGGTAGGGGAAAGGGGGATAGGGTTGAGGGAGGAAATGTGAGGAGAGAAAGCTAGAAGAGAGGAGCACTTGAAGGGATGGTATGGAAgtctagtgcagtggaaacttttaaaaatatatgaaagcaATACCTATGAGGCTCCTAATAATAGGGAAGATAGAGTCCCAACTGctcatctcttgtcaccaaatgagtTTTCTAATAGTGGGACTGGGTTACAATCAATTTAGTTGATGGCCAAAGGTGGTCCcatgaaaatccccaaacaataCAGACTATTGTTAAGATAatgggttgctctccacaaactgacccAGGGCCACATTGCCagggacaacacccacacaactcattgaacactgAGAAGGCTGCCTAAATGGAGCCTTCACCTCgtcttctagtgtctttggtgcaggaaggtactctgcaagccacctaaagaaaaacataaacaccaaaccagccacaaagcctttgacctacaatctgtcctgcctgcaagatatgctagggcaatggtagcacagaacttgtggaagtATTCAACCAGtttctgatttgacttaaggtacACTCCATAAGACAGAACCCACCACTGCtttggtgaccaagaaccagagattagATATTTTAGAGACCTAAGGTAAAGCCAAACATTACTGGTATAacataaataatcaataaaatgactcctaatgctaTTCTGCCATATTCATAGATGAGTGCCTTATTCATTCATCATTGGTTAAGCTTCATTTTACATCAGACAGGAAcagatacagaaacccacagccagacattatgcagagagtttCCTTGGAATACACAGATATAATTGAGATGTCTCTACCAAATCCCTCCACTTCTCCAACTTCCCttggggctctttttcttctgttgggttgccttgaccaacttcaatgtgatgtattggttttatcttattatattttattttgacaggttttgttgttatttctagaagtctgttcttttctaatgataaagagaaagggattggatctggaggggagggaaggttGGGAGTAGACATAGGGgcaactgtaatcaggatatattgtagaggaaaagaatctatttttaataaaagggaaagaagCATAATAACTTTATTCTCCCCACTAATATGTATAAACCAAAAGGGTCtacacagataaataaacaagtactatttatttatcttaaaaatggATGGTATAGACATATTTCTAAACCTAATTAAATGTgataaaattttttaatatatcaCAAGCCAAGATTATCAACTAACATTCTCAAACAAAATCAGAAGGATTCTGTAGCTAGAGCCATACATGTTGAAGTTTCCCTTTTATTATCTGAGAAATATTGTTTCATACCACCACAGAGTTTtcctatatatatttttgttgtctAATTTTCTCAATAACATACAGtcttaaaactgaaaaatatagcTGTTTCTAAACTTTTTCATTGCCTGGTTAATTTATGCCTCAGAAGAGTTCTTTAGATCTCTTCAAGCTGAAGCCATCTTCTCATCTTCCTATTCAATGCACTCCTCACTTCCTTGTTTCTCAAGGTGTAGATGAGTGGGTTGAGAGCAGGAGTGACCACACTGTACATGATGGCAATGACCCGGTCCTGATCCCGAGAGCTGCCTGAGGAGGGACGGATGTAGGTGAAGATAACAGGAGCATAGAAAAGAATAACAACCATGAAGTGAGAGGCACATGTGGACAGTGCTTTGCGGAGCATGCTACAAGAACGGGTCTTGAGGAACAGATAGGTGATAATGTAGAAATAGGAGAGAAATGTCAGAAAGAAGGGACTGAGGGCAATGGTGCCTGTCACAGTGTTGAGCAGCCAAAGGTTGAGCTCAGTGTCTCCACAGGCCAGATCTAGCAATGGCTTAATGTCACAGAAGAAATGATGAATATGATTCGAACCACAAAACCTCAAACGAGATGTCATTACAGAGTGAAGCAAGGCATGTAAAAAGCCAATGATCCAGATAGTAACAGTCATCTGAATACAGAGCTGGTTATTCATGATGACCGAATAGTGAAGTGGTTTGCAGATTGCCACAAAGCGGTCAAATGCCATCACTGGCAGCAGCAGGGCTTCTGTGCTGCCCAGAAAGTGGAAGAAATGAAGCTGAGTTATGCATCCCAGAAAGGAAATTGCTTTGCTTTTGAAAAGGAAGTTCTCCAGCATCTTTGGCACCGTCGCAGTGGAGAAGCAAATATCTAGACATGCTAGATTTCCCAGGAAGAAATACATAGGTGAGTGCAGTCTTGAATCTGAAATGATGATCATCAGGATGGCTCCATTCCCAGTTATATTGACAAAGTAGATGGTGAAGAAAATAGCAAAGAGAATGGGATTCAATTCTTGTATGTCTGTCACTCCCAGGAGGAGAAATTCAGTGACTGAGGTTTGATTTGACATCACTTAAAAGAAAAGGtggggagaaacctggtgccagggaaactcccagggattcacaaggatgactccagctaagactcctagtaacagtggagagggtgcctgaactggccttctactataatcagattggtgactgccctaattgtcatcagagagcctttatccagtaactgatggaagcagatgcagagatccacagccaagcactgggctgagctctaggggtcctgaagaaagggaagacagaTTGTATGACCCAGGGgtatcaaggtcatgatggaaggactcacagagacagctgatctgagttcatgggagcacatggactctggactaaTAGTTAAGGGACcagcatgggaccaacctaggccctctgcatgtgtgtgacagttgtataacttggtctACTTATAAGGCTCCTAGAAGTAAGATCAGGACCTATCCCTGGTGCTTAGTGGCTttggggaacctgttccccatgctggattaccttgcccaggcTTGATGCAGGgaaaggagcttggtcctacctcaaattgatgtgccatgctttgttgaagcccatgggaagcctgcccctttctgaatggagatggagaaggggagggggagggggtagaTGGGAGTGAGAGGAAAGGGaactggagaagaggagggaggggaaatgtggtcagtatgtaaaataaatgaacaaaacataaaaaaatatttaaaaataataaaagagaagaaaggacagtTATTGTACAACACTACCATTTGTATAGACCAGTCTTTCCGGCcatagattttcttttcaaaatcaaaGTATGTGGAGAGTAAGACA encodes:
- the LOC118576041 gene encoding olfactory receptor 12D2-like, coding for MSNQTSVTEFLLLGVTDIQELNPILFAIFFTIYFVNITGNGAILMIIISDSRLHSPMYFFLGNLACLDICFSTATVPKMLENFLFKSKAISFLGCITQLHFFHFLGSTEALLLPVMAFDRFVAICKPLHYSVIMNNQLCIQMTVTIWIIGFLHALLHSVMTSRLRFCGSNHIHHFFCDIKPLLDLACGDTELNLWLLNTVTGTIALSPFFLTFLSYFYIITYLFLKTRSCSMLRKALSTCASHFMVVILFYAPVIFTYIRPSSGSSRDQDRVIAIMYSVVTPALNPLIYTLRNKEVRSALNRKMRRWLQLEEI